A genomic segment from Micropterus dolomieu isolate WLL.071019.BEF.003 ecotype Adirondacks linkage group LG03, ASM2129224v1, whole genome shotgun sequence encodes:
- the LOC123968640 gene encoding uncharacterized protein LOC123968640, producing the protein MADSGAAFTCVRPEGTHLPMSNQLIRTRGFEGVKQLIPLTEPIELCYKNKKTTIPILVSEHTPIALLGRDALCRLNCTIKCTPDGCLIEVPKEMVHQLLMTTEMESSAVFWIGNLSADFLEPAKIWEKFIVANMPDAKLPEYPFHCTLKYFKNAAQANPEEWLAHQTKGIQLSSCCIILGPQGAAMKVNTDDYLEKEFKIEKSVPHVTLLVSEDYEQKHIGEMMTEAKEAVFVPMKENLAIWRSTDQRFVKIMISAKGQGQPQAVRMTHESICSAKMDSDSMKEEMLRQVPECLWSQHSTDIGLVKSAEPVKVELRPGARPPWKYQYPLKDEAIQGIEPQIFLKKTTNPQSNTPFVACEET; encoded by the exons ATGGCGGATAGCGGAGCGGCTTTCACCTGTGTTCGGCCTGAAGGTACACATCTTCCTATGTCCAATCAACTGATTCGGACAAGGGGGTTTGAGGGAGTGAAGCAGCTGATTCCTCTCACAGAACCAATTGAGCTCTgctataaaaataagaaaactacAATACCCATATTGGTATCAGAACATACACCTATTGCTCTATTGGGAAGAGATGCTTTGTGTAGATTGAactgcacaataaaatgtacacCAGATGGCTGTCTGATAGAAGTGCCAAAAGAAATGGTCCACCAACTATTGATGACAACAGAGATGGAGTCCTCTGCAGTATTCTGGATTGGAAATCTCAGTGCAGATTTCTTGGAGCCGGCTAAGATATGGGAGAAATTCATTGTGGCGAACATGCCAGATGCGAAACTTCCAGAATATCCATTCCATTGTACGCTCAA GTATTTCAAGAATGCTGCCCAAGCAAACCCAGAGGAATGGTTGGCTCATCAAACAAAGGGAATTCAACTAAGCTCATGTTGCATAATTTTGGGACCACAAGGAGCAGCTATGAAGGTAAACACTGATGATTATCTGGAGAAAGAATTCAAAATTGAGAAGAGTGTGCCACATGTGACTTTGTTGGTTTCTGAAGACTATGAGCAGAAACACATAGGGGAAATGATGACAGAAGCAAAGGAAGCTGTTTTTGTACCGATGAAAGAGAATTTGGCAATTTGGAGGAGTACAGATCAGCGATTCGTCAAaatcatgatttcagctaaaggacagggacagccACAAGCTGTACGGATGACACATGAATCTATTTGTAGTGCCAAGATGGACTCAGATTCTATGAAAGAAGAGATGTTGCGACAAGTTCCAGAATGTTTGTGGTCTCAACACAGTACCGATATTGGACTTGTGAAGTCAGCCGAACCAGTGAAAGTAGAACTTCGACCAGGAGCTAGACCTCCTTGGAAGTATCAGTATCCATTGAAGGATGAAGCAATTCAAGGGATCGAACCACAAATTTTTTTGAAGAAGACAACAAATCCTCAGAGTAACACGCCTTTTGTTGCCTGTGAAGAAACCTGA